A stretch of Solidesulfovibrio sp. DNA encodes these proteins:
- a CDS encoding KH domain-containing protein, translating into MLKDLIEYMAKSLVDNPDQVQVSEIEGEQTSVLELKVAKEDLGKVIGKQGRTARAMRTILGAASTKARKRSVLEILE; encoded by the coding sequence ATGTTGAAGGACTTGATCGAGTACATGGCCAAATCCCTGGTGGACAACCCGGATCAGGTGCAGGTGTCGGAAATCGAGGGCGAGCAGACCTCGGTCCTCGAACTCAAGGTGGCCAAGGAAGACCTCGGCAAGGTCATCGGCAAACAGGGCCGGACCGCCCGCGCCATGCGCACCATCCTCGGCGCGGCCTCCACCAAGGCCCGCAAGCGCTCGGTGCTGGAGATCCTCGAATAA
- the rpsP gene encoding 30S ribosomal protein S16 yields MAMKLRLTRMGSKKRPFYRIVAMDSANRRDGRALEYLGHYNPMVDPAEIKVDSEKVRFWLERGAKPTDTVRALLQKAGV; encoded by the coding sequence ATGGCCATGAAACTGCGTCTGACCCGCATGGGTTCCAAGAAGCGCCCGTTTTACCGCATCGTCGCCATGGACTCGGCCAACCGCCGCGACGGCCGGGCCCTGGAGTACCTCGGGCATTACAATCCCATGGTTGACCCGGCGGAAATAAAAGTGGATAGTGAAAAAGTGCGGTTCTGGCTTGAGCGCGGCGCCAAGCCCACGGATACCGTGCGCGCCCTGTTGCAGAAGGCTGGCGTCTAG